AGAATGCCTCCTTCGTTATGCTGACATGGACGCAGGAGAAAAGAGAAAagacttatttatttatatagataCCAAATGACAATTAATATGTATGGAGTATATCCTATTTCATGTCCCCACCTCAATGTTAACTTTATCAAAACCGACTAAATCATAGATTTGGATATACAAAAAAAGATTTGGTAGTTGAAACTAGTTCACTGGATCCATTATACATGGCTGAACCTTCAACGTACATGGTACATAtttaatgaaaagaaaaataaataaaaaaaagcatTCAACgtaatttcttttataaaagaGTTTCgtcttcctcgaaatttcctagCCATGCCTGTAACATGCTAATCCTCCGAgtttgttataaatatatatacacaaaaaaataatgtaaaactTATTGAGGTCGAGATTGTGATGTAGTGATCTCGTTAAGTCCGTGTTGAGAGTAGGTACGAAAGCAGTACGGTGCCAGTTAATTCATGGGTCATCAAGATAACATTTGTTTTCTGACTCATAACTCAGATAGTGTTGTTTTCACATTTCAGAATTAATATACCAGTAGTGTATCATTGACAAGTTTCTAGATTCTTGTTTAATTCTGAAATTTCACTGAAATAAATGTCAGAGGACCAGAAAAATGGGTAAGTGTTACAACTAAAAAGTGAAACTGAAAGAAGCCACGATCCAGATGCTTCTTTTCTCTTCATGCAAACGCATATTGTTTGCTGGAAAGCTGACAAAATACACCCATATTCTTCATACGCTCTGACATTTGCTGAGTTTTGCGTAAGACCGAAGTGTGAAATCTCAATACGAAGACAACAAAGTACCATCCCATGATTAGTCGTAAGCTTCATGAGAAAGTCAAGGCTAACATGTCATCTATCATCTTTTCCTACATACGATCATGTGCATATCTTTGCGTGTCTTAAAGCTACATGATGCTTTTTTACTCTCATTTTTCAAGTTGTTTATATCAAATCTTAGCATATACATATTTGTTCGCATAAATTTATATTGCTGTGGATTATGGATGGACAGAAATTTAGTTGGAAACATAGATAATGCTAAACCAGTTTGAAAATCTTCCAAAAAGAAGGAGTTATATCTATTTCTTGCTAAGAAGGAAAAAATCAGACAAATTTCTATATACTGCTTTTTAAGATAACACAAATTGTGGAGAAACAAATATTACGTACGTTTagagtatgatttttttttaaaagatgattaattattttggttaaaagaTGATTACGAGTGAGTGTGACGAGAGAAAACGCGGTTTGGGTTTGGGTAGCAACCAGCAAAGAGACAGAGTGAGAACAGCTGTAATTTGAAGTCACTCTCTTATCAATTCAGGCATCATCACCACCCTCTCTCACACTCTTCACTATTTCGGTTTATCCTTTTCATTTCTCTACCAAATTTTGTgatatttatttctaatatcTACTGTTCTATGTGTCTACTTATGTGCGGAAACGCAGTATCACTCTTGCTAGTTAAGAACAAAACTTACATTCAATCCTAgcgtgaacctttaaattcaccgtATCTTTTATCACCAATCAAATTGTCACctagataaataataaaatattttgtcacctagataaataataaaaaatatttttttttgttttaaaaataataataataatatcaattTTAACGACGTTAACACCACTAACAaaaccttaaatcttaaattttaaactctaaactcaaatcttataccctaaatcctaaacccaaactctaaaccctaaacccaaattctaTACCCTAAACACAAACcgtagaccctaaacccaaactgtaaatcttaaacctaaaccctagaccctaaatccaaatcctagactctaaacccaaaccttaaaccctaaaggaACAACATTAACATTATCCCACGcctttagggtatagggtttgggcttagggtttacgatttgagtttatgatccaaggtttgggtttagggtatagagtttggtTTTAgagtatagggtttgggtttaggatttagaatcttggatttgggtttagggtttagatttaggttttagggtttaaatttaaGGTTTATAGTTAAGGATTTATCTAGCGGCATTAACGTCGTTAAAATtgtatcattattatttttctattattttaatttttttaaaaataaaaaatatatttttattacttatctAGTTGACAATTTGATTGATGATAGGAGATGTGGTGAATTCAAAGGTTCACCATAGTTCTGTTCGCTAGTTAATACTCCATATGTTTCAAATATAGATCTTGTCCGAAATTTTTGTAcgtgaaaatataaaattttatacaattaatttagcgtacataaaaatatcattaaataaaattaggtCAACCATTAAGAAAATGCACTATTTTGTAATTAGACACAAATTTCAAATAACTGGAAATTTTATCTAAAGTATTAAaaacatcaattattttaaaacaaaaatattttctttaaatatcaaataaattaaaacagagGAAATATTTGTTAATGTTGTTTATATAAGCAAAACGTTTGTATGTTCtattatgatttatatattaCAAATGGTTATAAATATATCAAACGTACGATGTCTCTATATTGTAAACGCGTAAGTTACTCACAAGTCACAGAGTCACAAGCCAAGATAATAAGCTAAATTCAATATACCAAGTTGCTATGCAGATCTAAATCATACCTTCTTCGGACTTTGATAGCAAGCAGACGTCAATCAAATAAACACAATCAAGGTAAATCAATACTAATAAACATAGGAAACTATTACAAGGAATAACATTTATGTGCACGTACCGTAAactattttgtttcaaaataacatGATACGATGAATTAGAGAGTATACCTAAAGAATAAACTAAACCCACTAGTTTAATCGGTAAAGAATAAACATAGTGCAATAACTAACCATAAAGGGGTCTCTTTCTTGGGAAGATCATATACGACTTAACGCGTTAAAACGTAGCTGTAATTTGTAATCTCCTTCCTGACACCGATGATAGCTACGTATATAATATAGTTCAATATAGAGGAAAATTTGATATTTCAATATAAGATTATTGTATTTAGAATCTCTCCTCGTTTTGCTCACCAAGTGGCTTCCGTACAGCTAGCTACTATATACGCTTACCAATCAACTATTCCAATGGGTAAACAATACAAACTGTAAAATTACATATAGAGTTTAATagtgaaaatatgaaatattcatATGGTagaataacaaaataatttaatataatggTTTTCACTAAACCAACGAATGCAAAACTCttaaattgttttattaaaaaaatcttacgtGATGCCATTTAACAGATTggcatatttatatatttttcctcTAAATTCCAAGATTATcagttattatattttacattgaCATTCAGATTTTAGtgagaagatgaaaaaaaaactagcaaaaggttaaggtgatgattgtttagatggtttttagattttagattttggtttttggtttttggtttttagtttttgcattttagattttagtttttggtttttgatttcacattagattttagtttttagaaaaGCACGAATggtaattttagtttttggtttttggttttcgttttaaaaattaataaaatatttattttaaatttattgtttttgattttgttgtagtttagttttaggaaaaaaacatgactagtgatcttttagttttttatttcactatatttttttttaaatttgaaatattatttattacttactatgaaaacaacaaataatacaaaaatattacaacttaaattatatttattaatttaataaaattatattaaaagaaaaatataattcaaaatattttttttattgtcatatatatatatgaaaaatacataatcaatgcagttcaaaaaaaacaacacataattaaaattaaaatttaaaacaatagaaaaaaatatttttattttgaaaatgttctataattcaaatattataGAATTAATAATTAGATTCGAAAGAGATAAatttatttctgttttaaatGAGAAAGGAACAATATTGTATTAATGACAATTGCCATTTTGCTATTATAAAAAACACCTGTCATGCACCAAAATGTCACATTCATACACAATAAACCATACTATATTACATTTGACCctattttagatttatatttgtCAATAAAATAGTATTTCATCCCTTCCTCACCCAGACCCCTTCTATTTCAATCCTTCTCTATATATAATCTCCCCACCTCACATTAACACTCAACTCATCCAAAACAATCTATCCATCACAaaaacaacacaaactcaaGAACAATATCTTTACACTTGATCATTACCACATTGCCCAGTCAATATACACAGCAACATTAAGTACCATGGTGAAACAAGAACCCAAGATTCAAACCAGCAGCAAGAAAGAAATGTCTCTGTCTTCACCATCTCgttcttcatctttatcttcCTCTTCCCCTAAgatcaagaacaagaagagtAAGATTAAGAAGTACAAAGGAGTGAGGATGAGAAGTTGGGGATCATGGGTTTCTGAGATTAGGGCACCAAATCAAAAGACAAGGATTTGGTTAGGCTCTTACTCAACAGCTGAGGCAGCAGCCAGGGCTTACGATGTTGCACTCTTGTGTCTCAAAGGCCCTCGAGCCAATCTCAACTTCCCTACTTCATCTTCTTATTCTCTTTCTCAACATCTTCTTGatgaaaatatcattttgtcCCCAAAATCCATCCAAAGAGTCGCAGCTCAAGCTGCCAACAGCTCATTTGACCTTTTATCCCCTTCTTcctcaacttcttcttcatctgctACCTCGTCACCGTCGGATCAAGAACAGCAtcatgatgataatgatgatgatgggaTGCAATCTTTGATAGGCTCTTTCGTGGATAACCATGTGTCTTTGATGGATCCATCATCGTCATGGTATGGTGATGAACATAATGGGATGTTCTCCTTCGATGATGTAGCTCCGTTCAATTACTCTCCCCAGTTGAACTCGATGACAAATATGGTCGATGAGTACTATTATGAAGATGCTTATATTCCCCTTTGGAGTTTCAGTTGATCCGACGGTCCAGACTAcatactttatatatttgtatcatttttaaaattcttttaatatgtttattaatttaccCTTGtcgtaattttttttccaagttTTTTGTTGCTTGGAGAGAATTGACGACGGGATAACTGACTGTAATATTATTCAaggttttatataataagattggGACCTATGAAGATTTCAATACGCTGGGATTTAATTTATGTGCTTGGAAGATCACATGAACAAGAGGCCCTTTTTGTCACTTCTTTGACTTTTTCAAATCAATTTAATCAAGAAGAAATAATAATAGTGTGTTGTactgaaaacatatattttgcAGTATGTTTATGAAAGAAATCTGATGTTAATACTTGATCTGATTTGTCActtctttgaccaaaaaaaatacttgatcTGATTTTGTTTCACATTTGAAAGGATTCACGTGTACATATGTCATATGTGCAGAGTAGCTAACAAAATGTAATGATTTTGCAATCCAGCACATTACCTTTGCTTTGAATTTCTTATTTTGGTAAGTGGTAAACGCaatgatatatataattacacATCATTATTTACAAGACATGGTTGGTAATGGTAAATTTCTTTAGAATGTAAGATAGCAACTATATACAACTAATTGCTATAGTTAGTTGTGAGCAATTTTCCGATCTATCTTCCTAATTAATTCATTAGTTGTTTAATTAAACACTATTATGCATAGTACTATATTCAGAGGAATCTTACTGTTTCATGTGCCGTGGAAAAGTTTGGTATGGCTAATAATGCATACATTGCTTGGGGACAAAGTTCATATCTTTGAAACTTGAACTACTGTATACATATATACTACCTCTGTTCCTAAATGTACgatgttttacaaaattttgatgttccaatatataagatgttttcatttttttaggcaattttttactttattaaaaactgtacaaccaatcatatttgataatctattttgtaattggttgaataacattaatttatagttttaatgatattttctagaaaaaacaatgatttttttaatatatatgcttttaactaaacatattatatttaagaacagagcgagtatcttttttttttaataatttgtctcgtttaattttgttttcgtttTCCTCTTTCATGGAGGTACAACAGAGCTTCAGTTAAGAGATAAGACAAACAtagttatttatatgatttactATATATAATCACTGCTTCAAActgattttaaatgtttcagAGAAAGCTAGATTAATTTGAATCATGAAATTAAACTGATTACAATTCAAGTAAACTTaatagtaaaatttattttcttaactaCGTACTGTCATTTTGGTTTTACCAACAAAATGATACAAGCTTATTACAAAAAATCAATCGATCGCAAGTTATAAAATCGACATCAAATTGTGATCTTTGTCAAAATTTGAGATTTGAATTTTAGTTTATGTAAACATGTAAAAAGAATAGGACAAACAGATCATTCAAGCCATATTGTTTTATTACCCTTTAACTGGATGGTGCATGTTGTCTAATAACATGGCGTATCATAGTATTTTGAAGGTTTGCTATCTATAGTGTCAAGTGCAATAACTAATGAATTTTGAATTCAAGTTTGTATTGATGTTTCAGTTTGCAGCTTACCAATTATCAAATTTTCTCAAACCTCTACGCTCATACTAACATGGTtctaagaaagaaaacaaacagacATGGTTCTTGTTCCCAGTGTGTGGGTATAAGGATTTCGATATTATTTTCTGTGTAGAGGAGAAGTAGTTGGTCTAATCGTTAGGTATTCCGATCATATTCCATGAATCTAGATGATACGAATACCAAATACatgaataaataataaattatgtgAGTAAAGTATGATATATTGGTCTTAGCATAACAAAAATCTTGAAAGTATTATAGACTAATGCCctttctcacaaaaaaaaagagatattaTAGACGGACATGGTTATATGGGACCCCATACTTAAGAGGATAAAGTATTTTGATAAGACATTCATATGATTCATACCGCTTCAACTTGTATATTAGTTTGTAGATTGTAGTCTTGTGAGCTCCATTACTTGGCATTAAACATTGAAGCCACATGACTCGTTTACTACTCAACTTTCTTTGGAGATATGGACTGCAGCGTCCATGGCCTTTTAAGGGCCCATTTTTATTCCCCCTCCCACCTTTTCAATTTGAACTACAGGCAATCAGGCATACGCTAACTGAGTTCGGTTAGGGGTTTTTGTAAAAAGCCTTTTATAAACTGGACGGAATTATTAATTTCcagttttcaatatatatgcaaTGATCTGATCTACTGGTTTTCGAATTTCAGTGGACTACGATGCGCCATAAGAGCTTCAGTTTTCGAATTCAGATATATACAGTGTTTAATAAAGTCATCGATAACAAGTAGCAAATAGAAAAATCAGGATGATAATTCTTAAGCTCTATTTAGCAAtgtgttatttataaatatataaacaaaataagaacTTTTGCAATGGATAATTATGGTGATGCTTAAGATAATGTATAGAATCAAGCAAAGTAAATTTATAGTCGATATTGTTTCAATCACAAGATATAAAGAACGAAGTATATAAGAAaactctttcttattagcttaagaaaataactcaaaacttaAGCTCTCACAAACTCAATCTCTAATCTCACAAGTTATGCAACAAGTTTGCATCTTCTTATATACAGATATGATATTCTTTTTTCCTTTAAACTTAACTTATCTATATAACTCTTAGATAAGATAATTTTCCTATTTCGAATAAGTTTAGTTTAACTTGTGAACCAAGTTATCTTCAAGATTAACttcaacattctcccccttaatcTTGAACTCCATTTTCTTCAGATCTTGAATTCCAATAAGCTCCCTCATCTCCTTGAATTTGATTCTTCCCAAAGCCTTTGTCAAAATGTCAGCTTTCTGCAGGCTACCTGCGATGTGCTCCACCTCTACTTGGCCATTGTCTACACACTCTCGGATAAAATGGTAACGCTTGTGAATATGTTTGCTTCGACCATGAAACACATGGTTCTTTGTGAGAGCGATTGCTGACTTGTTATCCAATCTTATTGTCACCTTTTCACTTGCTTTCTCGAGTATCTCTGCAAGAAGCTCTTGCAACCATATGGCTTGTTTTGCTGCTTCGGTGGCTGCCATGAACTCGGCTTCACATGAAGATAGAGCAACAGTCTCTTGTTTGGTTGAGCACCATGTGATCAAGCATTCGTTTAAGTAGAAGAGATGACCAGTTGTACTTCTCCCATCATCAATGTCCACGTTATGTGAGCTGTCTGAGTACCCTACTAACTCGGAATGTCTTGTCTTCATGAATGTAAGACCATAGCTGAATGTTCCTTTCAAGTACCGGAGTACTTGCTTTAGCGCAGCTTGATGACTCTCTTTCGGTTCATGCATGTACCTACTCAACACACCAACTGAGTAAGACATGTCTGGTCGGGTGTGAAGAAGGTAACGTAGACATCCAATTATTCTTCTATACTCTTTCTCATctatgtttctttcttcttgaGCTTTTGACAACTTCAAACCTGCATCCATAGGGCTTTGAACTGCATTGCAATCGGCCATCTTTGTTTCTTCTAGAATTTTCTTTGCATAACCTTCCTGCTTCAGCATGATTCCACCATTAAATTGAAACACCTCGATTCCAAGATAGTATGTTAGAAGACCGAGATCACTCATATCAAACTTTCTTGACATCCCTGCCTTGAACTCGTTAATCATCTCTGTCTTCGAACCTGTAATGAGGAGATCATCTACGTATACTGCCACAAGTAGTAGGCCATGGTTCTTTCTCTTTCGATACAGAGAAGGTTCCTTGCTGCACTTAACGAAATCAAGCTCTCCAAGAACTTTGTTTAGTTTCTCATTCCAAGCTCTAggagcttgttttaagccgTATAAAGCTTTATTAAGCTTATAAACCTTGCTTTCACTTCCTTCTATCACAAAACCTTCTGGTTGAGAGACATACACGACCTCTTTGAGATCACCATGTAAGAATGCGGTTTTAACGTCTAGGTGATGAACTTCCCAATCGTTAGAAGCAGCTAGACCAATAATGAACCGTACAGTTTCTATGCGTGCAACAGGGGCAAAGACCTCTTCATAATCAATTCCATGTCTCTGAATATATCCTTTAGCCACTAGTCTTGATTTATGCTTGCTTATACTTCCATCAGAGTTTCGTTTGATCTTAAAGACCCACTTAAGTCCAATAGGTTTTGCTCCAAGAGGAAGATCAACCAGTTCCCAAGTATTATTCTTTACTATAGATGCGATTTCCTCCTTACATGCATCTTTCCATACTTTTTCTTCAATGGCTTCACTGAAATCCCAAGGTTCATCGTTTATGAGAAGTAGTAATCTCTCTCCTTCTACATCAGCTAGGTATACATAGTCATCCAAGTAGCCTGGTTTCTTGCTTATCCTTGTTGATCGTCTAAGCAGATCTTGTACTTGCTCTGTTTCAGTCTCCGATGGactttcttcctcttcttcgatgtcttcttcttccataCTACCATCGTTGTTCTGTTCTTGttccatttcttcttcttcttctcgtaaGCCATTATTTCCGTACAAACCCAAAGATAACTTGAACATACCCGATTCCTCACTGTTCTCGTTTGTTGTAGTGTTCCACTTCCATCCTTTGTTCTCATCAAAAACGACATCTCTACTTACCACTACCTTTCGAGTTACAGGATCAAGTAACCTGTATGCCTTCGATCCTGGTTCTGTGCCTAAGTGCACGAGGGTTCTCGTCCGGTCATCCAGCTTTCTCAGGTGTGGGCCATCTGTCTTTGCGTATCCTAAGCAACCAAACACGCGGAGATGATCGATGCTTGGCCTCTTACCCTTTAAAACCTCATATGGAGTTTGTGACACCAAAGTCCTTGTTGCTACTCGATTTATAAGGTATGTAGAATGTCGAACTCCTTCTCCCCATAGATAATTTGGTACATTCATGTGCTTCATGATGCTTCTAGTCATCTCTAGCAACGTTCAGTTTCGACGTTCAACTACTCCGTTCTGCTGTGGAGAGTAGGGTGCCGTAAGATGTCGGTTAACTCCTGTTTCCTCGCAGAAAGTCTTGAAttcattcgatgtaaactctcCTCCTCTGTCGGTTCGGAGTGTTTTGATTGATTCCCCTGTCTCAGCTTCCACCATTGTCTTAAAACTTTTAAACTTCTCGTATGCTTGGCTCTTAACCTGCAGCAATATCGACCACATGTATCGACTGTAATCATCAATGAGCacaaatatgtatctatttttcCCGGCTGTAGGTGGTGTAATGGGTCCACATAAGTCCCCATGAATGAGCTCGAGTTTTTGGGTAGCTCGGTACGAGGTTGCACTTGGGAACGAACGCCTTGTTTGTTTTCCAAGTAAGCAGGCTGTACACGTTTCATTTTCAATGCTCATGTTTGGTATACCTATAGCCAGTTGATTCTTCATCATTGACTTCATTGTGTTTGCTCCAATATGTCCTAACCGTGCGTGCCATCTACTGTAATCACTTTGAGCAGCGAGTTGAAAGCACTCGGAATGAACACTGTCCATAAGGACTTTGTAAAGTCGATTCTGTGATCTTCTAGCCTTGACAATGAGCTTTCCTTCTTTATCATGGAGTGTAAGATGTTCTTCTTTCATCCTTACTTCACATCCCGCTTCTGTGGCCTGTCCAAGACTGATGATATTGCTTTTGAGATCCGGTATGAAGTAGACATCAGCGAGTAGTTTATGTTCTCCGGTTTGActcataaataaaatagatcCTTTGCCTTTAATATCGATTCTTGAGTCATCGCCGAACCGAACCTTGCCTGTaacactctcatcaatcatTTTGAAGTAATCTCGCATACCTGTCATGTGATTGCTTGCACCGTTGTCTAGGTACCAAACTCTTTTGTTGTCGGCATCGGCTTCAAAATCCTTTGGTTTCACATTCTTTTCATTAAGGTACACTACTTCGTGCATTAACAACTTGTCAGCTTCTTGAGTATCATCATTCTTCGTCTCACTCTTCGTTTCATATGCCTCCTGGAGTTTTAACAATCTGTCGGGACAGCTGGAGGCAAAGTGACCGAGTTTATCACACCTAAAACACAGAATCTTTGAGTAGTCTATATCTCTGTAAGATCTTCCGCGACCTCGACCTCGACCATAGAAGCGTCCTCCTCGACCTCTGCCTCTATAATCTCTATAGGATTGAGTATTTGGTGTTTCCGAATTAGCGTACATTAGTTTGGTTTGATCACTCtgaccttcttcttcatcatcatgaatTCTCTCTTTATAGGCTTTTAGACGACCGATAATGTCTTC
This region of Brassica napus cultivar Da-Ae chromosome C5, Da-Ae, whole genome shotgun sequence genomic DNA includes:
- the LOC111206341 gene encoding uncharacterized protein LOC111206341, which encodes MTRSIMKHMNVPNYLWGEGVRHSTYLINRVATRTLVSQTPYEVLKGKRPSIDHLRVFGCLGYAKTDGPHLRKLDDRTRTLVHLGTEPGSKAYRLLDPVTRKVVVSRDVVFDENKGWKWNTTTNENSEESGMFKLSLGLYGNNGLREEEEEMEQEQNNDGSMEEEDIEEEEESPSETETEQVQDLLRRSTRISKKPGYLDDYVYLADVEGERLLLLINDEPWDFSEAIEEKVWKDACKEEIASIVKNNTWELVDLPLGAKPIGLKWVFKIKRNSDGSISKHKSRLVAKGYIQRHGIDYEEVFAPVARIETVRFIIGLAASNDWEVHHLDVKTAFLHGDLKEVVYVSQPEGFVIEGSESKVYKLNKALYGLKQAPRAWNEKLNKVLGELDFVKCSKEPSLYRKRKNHGLLLVAVYVDDLLITGSKTEMINEFKAGMSRKFDMSDLGLLTYYLGIEVFQFNGGIMLKQEGYAKKILEETKMADCNAVQSPMDAGLKLSKAQEERNIDEKEYRRIIGCLRYLLHTRPDMSYSVGVLSRYMHEPKESHQAALKQVLRYLKGTFSYGLTFMKTRHSELVGYSDSSHNVDIDDGRSTTGHLFYLNECLITWCSTKQETVALSSCEAEFMAATEAAKQAIWLQELLAEILEKASEKVTIRLDNKSAIALTKNHVFHGRSKHIHKRYHFIRECVDNGQVEVEHIAGSLQKADILTKALGRIKFKEMRELIGIQDLKKMEFKIKGENVEVNLEDNLVHKLN
- the LOC106454769 gene encoding ethylene-responsive transcription factor ERF012-like; this translates as MVKQEPKIQTSSKKEMSLSSPSRSSSLSSSSPKIKNKKSKIKKYKGVRMRSWGSWVSEIRAPNQKTRIWLGSYSTAEAAARAYDVALLCLKGPRANLNFPTSSSYSLSQHLLDENIILSPKSIQRVAAQAANSSFDLLSPSSSTSSSSATSSPSDQEQHHDDNDDDGMQSLIGSFVDNHVSLMDPSSSWYGDEHNGMFSFDDVAPFNYSPQLNSMTNMVDEYYYEDAYIPLWSFS